One window of the Rufibacter radiotolerans genome contains the following:
- a CDS encoding potassium channel family protein — translation MRWRQLKLYRFFWAFGLIIFSLVTGVVAYQVLEGYTLAEAFYMTVITVSTTGFAEVHPLSPEGRLFTSVYILANIGLLAYTVSVVSTYLFEGELRSIWKNYMNEREIKSFSGHVIVCGYGRNGSKATRDLLASGERIVVIEQNQELIAAGEPLQEGKLNFLLGDATEDLLLEQAGVRHAKALISTLPKDADNVFVALTARGLNPKLEIIARASEKTTEQKLFRAGANHVVMPDEIGGSHMASLITQPQVIHFLSLLNGSGPNKMHLEEVHLDQLAKDLRDLTIRELDLRNRTGATLIGLNRHGSEFLVSPDADTRLQAGDVLILLGSRGQIEAFTKIFAGSRV, via the coding sequence ATGAGGTGGCGCCAACTAAAGCTGTATAGGTTTTTCTGGGCTTTCGGGCTGATAATTTTCAGCTTGGTGACCGGAGTAGTGGCCTATCAGGTTTTAGAGGGCTATACCCTGGCCGAGGCGTTTTACATGACGGTGATCACCGTGTCCACCACGGGCTTTGCCGAGGTGCACCCGCTTTCCCCAGAGGGTCGGCTTTTTACCTCGGTCTATATCCTGGCCAACATAGGCCTCCTAGCTTACACGGTCTCCGTGGTCTCCACGTATTTATTTGAGGGCGAACTCCGTAGCATCTGGAAAAATTATATGAACGAGCGTGAAATCAAGAGTTTTAGCGGCCACGTTATTGTGTGCGGCTACGGCCGAAACGGTTCCAAGGCCACCCGTGACCTGCTGGCCAGCGGCGAACGGATTGTGGTCATTGAGCAAAACCAGGAACTCATCGCCGCAGGGGAGCCTTTGCAGGAGGGGAAGCTGAACTTCCTGTTGGGCGACGCTACCGAAGACCTATTGCTGGAGCAGGCCGGCGTGCGCCACGCCAAGGCGCTTATCTCCACCCTGCCCAAAGACGCCGACAATGTGTTTGTGGCGCTCACCGCCCGCGGCCTGAACCCCAAACTTGAGATCATTGCCAGAGCCTCTGAGAAAACCACCGAGCAGAAACTGTTCAGGGCCGGGGCGAACCACGTGGTCATGCCAGACGAAATTGGCGGCAGCCACATGGCCAGCCTGATCACGCAGCCCCAGGTCATTCATTTCCTGTCGCTGCTCAACGGGTCTGGGCCTAATAAAATGCACCTGGAGGAAGTACACCTGGACCAATTGGCTAAAGATCTGCGGGACCTCACCATTCGGGAGTTGGACCTTAGAAACCGCACCGGCGCTACCCTCATCGGGTTAAACCGGCACGGCAGCGAATTCCTGGTAAGCCCAGACGCCGATACCCGGTTGCAGGCAGGTGATGTCCTGATCTTGTTAGGTAGCCGCGGGCAAATAGAGGCCTTTACTAAGATTTTCGCGGGTAGCAGAGTGTAA